A genomic region of Chryseobacterium sp. KACC 21268 contains the following coding sequences:
- a CDS encoding beta-carotene 15,15'-monooxygenase encodes MDNFNEFDSPANVPTKETGNIITHALEIFKNTFLYCFLAVVIYFLLSYLIQLLTGFNSALFVEEMKESSSGGDFGYQEIMNTPGFAAYGGVSFFVGLLLAPIFVGLIYIANKSNFKQPITVSDLFFAYKQNFLNIFIYALITQIILTIAFLMCIIPGFLVLPFFFLGYPIIMFENLGAIEALKKSFSIAQENYGTLLLTALLAGLISIAGVVLCCVGVYLTLPFFYIAMYSTYCAYFGAPRQL; translated from the coding sequence ATGGACAATTTTAATGAATTCGATTCTCCGGCAAATGTTCCTACGAAGGAAACCGGCAATATCATTACGCACGCTTTAGAAATTTTCAAAAACACATTTTTGTACTGTTTTCTTGCAGTCGTGATCTACTTTTTACTCAGTTATCTGATCCAGCTTCTTACGGGTTTTAACTCAGCCTTGTTTGTAGAAGAGATGAAAGAGAGTTCATCTGGTGGCGATTTTGGCTATCAGGAAATTATGAATACGCCAGGATTTGCAGCCTATGGTGGTGTGTCTTTTTTTGTAGGATTGCTTTTGGCTCCTATTTTTGTTGGTTTAATTTATATTGCCAACAAGTCAAATTTCAAACAACCTATCACTGTCTCTGATTTATTTTTTGCTTATAAGCAGAATTTTCTTAATATTTTCATTTATGCATTGATAACGCAAATTATTCTGACGATTGCATTTTTGATGTGTATCATCCCTGGTTTCCTTGTTCTTCCATTTTTCTTTTTGGGTTATCCAATCATTATGTTTGAAAATCTGGGAGCGATAGAAGCACTTAAAAAATCTTTTAGTATCGCTCAGGAGAATTATGGCACACTTTTACTTACTGCATTGTTAGCTGGACTCATTAGTATTGCAGGAGTTGTATTATGCTGCGTTGGCGTGTATCTTACTCTTCCGTTTTTTTATATTGCAATGTACTCCACTTACTGTGCCTATTTTGGTGCGCCAAGACAATTATAA
- a CDS encoding aminodeoxychorismate synthase component I: MFQNPQFQRMDELSERKEPFFFLIDFLMDEVRIFTQNEIQNNGLLIDFPNVTNVNDEHATIPNFEWKSFPETLEDYKKGFEIVQENLKKGNSYLTNYTRKTEIETNLTLEDIFKFSKAKYKILVPDEFVCFSPETFIEIIDSKIFTHPMKGTIDAEIEDAENILKNDPKEKAEHYTVVDLLRNDLSMVANNVRVKDFQRIDFIKTKQKNLLAMSSEIEGEIKPEFQNKIGSILQKLLPAGSILGAPKPKTLEIILEAEKYDRGFYTGIAGYFDGKNLDSCVMIRFIEKENGKLFFKSGGGITHQSELTSEYEEMKNKIYVPIY, from the coding sequence ATGTTTCAGAATCCGCAGTTTCAAAGAATGGACGAGTTGTCAGAAAGAAAAGAACCCTTTTTTTTCTTGATAGATTTTTTGATGGATGAAGTCAGAATTTTCACTCAAAATGAAATTCAAAATAACGGTTTACTAATTGATTTTCCGAATGTTACAAACGTTAATGATGAACACGCGACAATTCCTAACTTCGAATGGAAATCATTCCCAGAAACATTAGAAGATTATAAAAAAGGATTCGAAATTGTCCAGGAAAATTTAAAAAAAGGAAATTCCTATCTCACGAATTACACACGAAAAACGGAAATTGAAACCAACTTGACCTTAGAAGATATTTTCAAATTCTCAAAAGCCAAATATAAAATTTTAGTTCCTGATGAATTTGTCTGTTTTTCTCCCGAAACTTTCATCGAAATCATTGATAGCAAGATTTTTACACATCCGATGAAAGGAACAATCGATGCGGAAATCGAAGATGCAGAGAACATTTTGAAAAACGACCCGAAGGAAAAAGCGGAACATTACACCGTTGTCGATTTGTTGAGAAACGATTTGAGTATGGTGGCCAACAATGTTCGCGTAAAGGATTTTCAAAGAATCGATTTCATCAAAACAAAACAAAAAAATCTCCTCGCAATGAGTTCCGAAATCGAAGGCGAAATCAAACCGGAGTTTCAAAACAAAATCGGTTCGATTCTCCAAAAACTCTTGCCAGCTGGTTCTATTCTCGGTGCTCCGAAACCGAAAACTTTGGAAATCATCCTCGAAGCTGAGAAATATGACCGAGGTTTTTACACCGGAATTGCAGGTTATTTTGATGGGAAAAATCTGGATTCCTGCGTGATGATTAGATTTATTGAAAAGGAAAACGGAAAACTATTTTTCAAAAGTGGAGGCGGAATCACGCACCAAAGCGAGTTGACAAGCGAATACGAAGAAATGAAAAACAAAATTTATGTCCCGATTTATTGA
- a CDS encoding aminotransferase class IV — MSRFIESIKVEDQKIFLTELHQKRMNETFSHFGKACKINIKSLFLNLEHDEDGLYKFRIEYDLDNNFKTQIVPHAISEHDDFELVIDNEIDYSFKSADRTQFQKLKEKGGAEEIIIIKENQITDTSYSNLLFLKDKTWFTPKTYLLNGVMRQSLLASKKIKETEITIENIKEYSHFQLINALNDFDEMFIYPIEKIINLPKEETDLEF, encoded by the coding sequence ATGTCCCGATTTATTGAAAGCATCAAAGTGGAAGACCAGAAAATCTTCTTGACAGAACTTCATCAAAAAAGAATGAATGAGACATTTTCCCATTTCGGAAAAGCGTGCAAAATCAATATTAAAAGCTTGTTCCTCAATCTAGAACACGATGAAGACGGCCTTTACAAATTCCGGATTGAATACGATTTGGACAATAATTTCAAAACACAAATTGTTCCGCACGCAATTTCAGAACACGATGATTTCGAATTGGTGATTGATAATGAAATTGATTACAGCTTCAAATCAGCCGACAGAACGCAATTTCAAAAATTAAAAGAAAAAGGTGGTGCCGAAGAAATCATCATTATCAAAGAAAATCAAATCACAGACACGTCCTATTCCAATCTTCTTTTCCTGAAAGATAAAACCTGGTTCACCCCGAAAACTTATCTTCTGAATGGCGTAATGCGACAAAGTTTATTGGCCTCGAAAAAAATCAAAGAAACGGAAATTACGATTGAAAATATCAAAGAATATTCTCATTTTCAATTGATTAACGCTTTGAATGATTTTGATGAAATGTTCATTTATCCGATTGAGAAAATCATCAATTTACCGAAAGAGGAAACGGATTTGGAGTTTTGA
- the menD gene encoding 2-succinyl-5-enolpyruvyl-6-hydroxy-3-cyclohexene-1-carboxylic-acid synthase, translating to MKQYSAKRSIQILAHILEQYGIDKIIISPGSRNAPLSIHFSEIDAFQCYSIVDERSAGFVGLGIAKSIKKPVALTCTSGSAVANYYPSVVEAFYQNIPLLILTADRPSDFVDLFDGQTIRQKNIFQQHSYGDFELLEDEKDGAEDYNFETIKKAVELCIEKSGPVHINIPLTEPLYNLVDELPVLPIVEKTIQKKAYELPTNLVSDWHTSKRILILAGTLAPNPELQAQLSQLVKNHTVVILTEMNSNLQHEKFFAHIDRYITDFTEEDFRTYAPDLLITIGQNVVSKRVKQFLRKAKPLQHWHIDEYWQPDTYYALTQKIETKAEIFFSKLLKAINLEPRPFFNLWDVLKDKKDAKHEEFLNKAPFSDFYLFKLLATQIPENYKIHFSNSSAIRYAQLFDYQKHDVYCNRGTSGIDGCTSTAMGFAMMEDEPTILITGDLSFFYDINGLWNQYIPPYTRIVIFNNAEGNIFKIIPGPSGTNALDEFIATKHNRNAELLAKNFGFDYTKVEDEITLDRVLPNFFKPNPKPKILEVMTSECNNADILKQYFMELK from the coding sequence ATGAAGCAATATTCCGCAAAACGAAGCATCCAAATTCTAGCACATATTCTTGAACAATACGGCATCGATAAAATCATTATTTCTCCAGGTTCCAGAAATGCGCCTTTGTCGATTCATTTTTCTGAGATTGATGCCTTTCAATGTTACAGTATTGTGGACGAAAGGTCGGCTGGATTTGTTGGTTTGGGCATTGCGAAATCTATCAAAAAACCTGTTGCGCTCACGTGTACCAGCGGTTCTGCGGTTGCCAATTATTACCCTTCTGTTGTGGAAGCTTTTTATCAGAATATTCCACTTTTGATTTTGACAGCAGACAGACCTTCGGATTTTGTGGATTTATTTGATGGACAGACGATTAGACAAAAAAATATTTTCCAGCAACACTCTTACGGCGATTTCGAATTGCTGGAAGATGAGAAAGACGGCGCAGAAGATTACAACTTCGAAACCATCAAAAAAGCGGTTGAACTTTGCATCGAAAAAAGCGGTCCGGTTCACATCAACATTCCTTTGACAGAGCCACTTTACAACTTGGTAGATGAATTGCCGGTTTTGCCAATCGTCGAAAAAACAATCCAGAAAAAAGCTTACGAGCTTCCTACAAACTTGGTCTCAGATTGGCACACTTCCAAACGAATTTTGATTCTTGCCGGAACATTGGCGCCAAATCCAGAATTGCAAGCGCAACTTTCTCAGTTGGTTAAAAATCATACCGTTGTAATTTTAACGGAAATGAATTCCAATCTTCAGCACGAGAAATTTTTTGCCCACATCGACCGATATATCACAGATTTTACTGAAGAAGATTTCAGGACTTATGCACCGGATTTGTTAATTACAATCGGACAAAATGTAGTTTCAAAACGCGTGAAACAATTCCTTCGAAAAGCCAAGCCACTGCAACATTGGCACATCGATGAATACTGGCAACCAGACACTTACTACGCATTAACGCAAAAAATAGAAACCAAAGCTGAGATTTTCTTCTCCAAATTGTTGAAAGCCATCAACTTGGAACCAAGACCATTTTTCAATCTTTGGGACGTTTTGAAGGACAAAAAAGATGCGAAACACGAGGAGTTTTTGAACAAGGCACCTTTCTCAGATTTTTATTTGTTTAAGCTTTTGGCCACTCAAATTCCTGAGAATTACAAGATTCATTTTTCCAATTCGTCAGCGATTCGATATGCGCAATTGTTTGATTATCAGAAGCACGACGTCTATTGTAACCGAGGAACCAGCGGAATCGACGGCTGTACTTCTACCGCGATGGGATTTGCGATGATGGAAGATGAACCTACGATTTTGATTACTGGAGATTTGTCATTTTTCTACGACATCAACGGACTTTGGAACCAATATATTCCGCCGTACACGAGAATTGTGATTTTCAACAATGCAGAAGGAAACATCTTCAAAATCATTCCTGGACCAAGCGGAACCAACGCTTTGGATGAATTTATCGCTACCAAACATAACAGAAACGCAGAATTATTAGCAAAAAATTTCGGTTTTGATTACACGAAAGTTGAAGACGAAATCACGCTTGACCGCGTTTTACCTAACTTCTTCAAACCCAATCCGAAACCAAAGATTTTGGAAGTAATGACTTCTGAATGTAATAATGCGGATATTTTGAAGCAGTATTTTATGGAATTGAAATAG
- a CDS encoding PA0069 family radical SAM protein — protein sequence MSDFIPKGQGAQRNVVNKFDRFTHEPEDFELDLIKTQVTEVFPKSIINVIKSPDLMMDYSMNPYQGCEHGCSYCFARPTHEFWGYSAGVDFERKLMVKKNASELLEKTFQKKSYVPKTIMLSGNTDCYQPIERQFEITRKLLQVCLDYRHPVSIITKNALVLRDIDILEKMAEKNLISVSLSIPTINEELRRVMEPRTSTAKNKLKAIEVLSSKNIPVNVMIAPVIPGLTSDESLGIMKAVSEAGARSCGYTLVRLNDTVEPVFIQWLETHFPDRKDKVLNLIRSMRGGNLGEKRFFQRYQGEGNIAEMIHKTFEIGKKKFFANQERASLTTEHFTGSRAQQLRLF from the coding sequence ATGTCAGATTTCATCCCAAAAGGGCAAGGCGCTCAACGAAATGTTGTCAACAAATTTGACCGATTCACCCACGAACCGGAAGATTTTGAGTTGGATTTAATCAAAACACAAGTCACAGAAGTTTTCCCGAAAAGCATCATCAACGTCATCAAAAGTCCAGACCTGATGATGGATTATTCGATGAATCCGTACCAAGGTTGCGAGCACGGCTGTTCCTACTGCTTCGCACGACCAACTCACGAATTTTGGGGCTACAGCGCAGGCGTAGATTTCGAAAGAAAATTGATGGTCAAGAAAAATGCGTCGGAACTTTTAGAGAAAACCTTTCAGAAGAAATCGTACGTTCCAAAAACCATTATGCTTTCTGGCAATACAGATTGTTATCAGCCGATTGAAAGACAATTTGAAATCACGCGAAAGCTGCTGCAAGTTTGTTTGGATTACAGACATCCGGTTTCCATTATTACCAAAAACGCTTTGGTTTTGAGAGATATTGACATTCTCGAAAAAATGGCGGAGAAAAATCTGATTTCCGTTTCGCTGAGCATTCCGACCATCAATGAAGAACTTCGACGTGTGATGGAACCAAGAACTTCAACTGCAAAAAATAAACTGAAAGCCATAGAAGTTTTATCATCGAAAAACATTCCCGTGAATGTGATGATTGCGCCAGTCATTCCGGGTTTGACAAGCGACGAAAGTCTTGGGATAATGAAAGCGGTTTCCGAAGCGGGCGCCAGAAGTTGCGGTTACACTTTGGTCAGATTGAATGACACTGTCGAACCCGTTTTTATCCAATGGCTGGAAACCCATTTCCCTGATAGAAAAGATAAAGTTCTAAATCTCATCCGTTCGATGCGAGGCGGAAATCTTGGTGAAAAACGATTTTTCCAGCGTTATCAAGGTGAAGGAAATATTGCAGAGATGATTCATAAAACATTTGAAATCGGGAAGAAGAAGTTTTTTGCAAATCAGGAAAGAGCAAGTCTCACAACCGAACATTTTACGGGAAGCAGAGCGCAACAATTGCGATTGTTTTAG
- a CDS encoding 2TM domain-containing protein, giving the protein MNKKSLITLSWITLGSSIFFFTFFSNEKTLESFGYNLLISAMYAFGLGLSNGFVNDFLNKKLSWADQTRLRTIIGIVATLIVNFIMVYLCTYFNYVVIQKVATAEDIFSKKYTFSIWFMINFALMISAFLHAKGFMEELKKTSKKEVVEQKLIAKSANAQFESLKNQLDPHFLFNSLNVLTALIDENPEQAQKFTTSMSKIYRYVLEQKDKEMVKVEDEIEFAKIYCNLLKTRFEDSVNFTFDVHPDDLQKQVVPLSLQLLLENCIKHNFATSSKPLNVRIFTEGKFLCIENNLQVREQLTESAGIGLANIVQRYALLTKDNVYIEKSEENFKVKIPILIEKNSQKMTTYTSQTTENAAYEKAVKRVKELKGFYGNLISYCIVIPFLVIINLITSPREIWFYWPMLGWGIGLAAHGMNVFAIGKNWEEKKIQEIMNNQK; this is encoded by the coding sequence ATGAATAAGAAATCATTAATAACACTTTCGTGGATTACACTTGGCTCGTCCATTTTTTTCTTCACTTTTTTCTCAAATGAAAAGACTTTGGAAAGCTTTGGTTACAACTTGCTGATTTCTGCAATGTATGCATTCGGATTAGGCTTGAGTAATGGTTTTGTGAATGATTTTCTTAATAAAAAACTATCGTGGGCAGACCAGACCAGGCTTAGAACCATTATTGGAATCGTAGCAACACTGATTGTCAACTTCATTATGGTTTATTTGTGTACTTATTTCAACTATGTGGTCATCCAAAAAGTGGCTACTGCAGAAGATATCTTTTCCAAAAAATACACTTTTAGCATTTGGTTTATGATAAATTTTGCGTTGATGATTTCGGCCTTCCTTCACGCCAAAGGTTTTATGGAAGAGTTGAAGAAAACTTCCAAGAAGGAAGTCGTGGAACAGAAACTCATCGCCAAATCTGCCAACGCCCAATTCGAATCTTTGAAGAACCAGTTGGACCCGCATTTTCTCTTTAATTCGTTGAATGTTTTAACCGCTTTGATTGATGAAAATCCGGAACAGGCGCAGAAGTTCACAACATCGATGTCGAAAATCTATCGATATGTTCTTGAACAAAAAGATAAGGAAATGGTGAAAGTAGAGGATGAGATAGAATTTGCTAAAATCTACTGCAACCTTCTGAAAACCAGGTTTGAGGACAGTGTCAATTTCACTTTTGACGTCCATCCTGATGATTTGCAAAAACAGGTTGTGCCGCTTTCATTACAATTATTACTCGAAAATTGCATCAAACATAATTTCGCCACATCCTCAAAACCATTGAATGTCAGAATCTTTACCGAAGGGAAATTCCTCTGCATCGAAAATAATCTTCAGGTCAGAGAGCAACTTACAGAAAGCGCGGGAATCGGCTTGGCAAACATCGTTCAGCGATACGCACTTCTTACGAAAGACAATGTTTATATAGAAAAATCAGAAGAAAATTTCAAAGTCAAAATACCAATCTTAATAGAAAAAAACTCACAAAAAATGACAACTTACACCTCACAAACCACAGAAAACGCAGCTTACGAAAAAGCGGTAAAAAGAGTAAAAGAACTGAAAGGTTTCTACGGAAATTTAATTTCCTATTGCATCGTGATTCCTTTTTTGGTCATTATCAATCTCATCACGTCGCCTAGAGAAATCTGGTTCTACTGGCCAATGTTAGGCTGGGGAATTGGATTGGCAGCGCACGGAATGAACGTTTTCGCCATCGGTAAAAATTGGGAAGAAAAAAAGATTCAGGAGATAATGAACAATCAGAAATAA
- a CDS encoding 2TM domain-containing protein, protein MEQSNKQNPRYEMAVERVRKIKKFYTGILVFAIVFGIVYGIKFFKHGFPQNLGEMQVSWIFIIWGLILAIKGIKLFFFNSDWENDMINKELKKQNDGNYQR, encoded by the coding sequence ATGGAACAAAGCAATAAACAAAATCCACGTTACGAAATGGCTGTGGAAAGAGTCAGAAAAATCAAAAAATTCTATACCGGAATCTTGGTTTTTGCAATTGTATTCGGAATCGTTTATGGAATTAAATTTTTCAAGCACGGATTTCCGCAAAACCTAGGAGAGATGCAGGTTTCCTGGATTTTTATCATCTGGGGACTGATTCTCGCAATCAAAGGCATTAAGCTGTTTTTCTTCAATTCCGATTGGGAAAATGATATGATTAATAAAGAACTCAAAAAACAAAACGATGGAAATTATCAAAGATAA
- a CDS encoding 2TM domain-containing protein, whose amino-acid sequence MEIIKDKNEIKYLEAKKRVKKLKGFYIHLTIYVLVNLMIVLINYQDLKPGESYFKWENFITLFFWGIGLLAHAMSVFVPQFVLGKNWEERKIRELMDKNK is encoded by the coding sequence ATGGAAATTATCAAAGATAAAAACGAAATCAAATACCTTGAAGCTAAGAAAAGAGTGAAAAAGCTAAAAGGTTTTTACATCCATTTGACGATTTATGTTCTTGTAAATTTGATGATTGTGTTGATTAATTATCAGGATTTAAAACCTGGCGAAAGCTATTTCAAATGGGAAAATTTCATCACCTTGTTCTTCTGGGGAATTGGTTTGCTGGCACACGCAATGAGTGTTTTCGTTCCTCAATTTGTTCTCGGGAAAAATTGGGAAGAGCGAAAAATCAGGGAATTAATGGACAAAAATAAATGA
- a CDS encoding 2TM domain-containing protein gives MENQKHEENSDDKIRYLNAQKRVGEIKGFYAHLISFVAVNIVLIIFNVLYHHFGYMKIKVNQFYSLIIWGIIVLIHAVIVFLGKDWEERKIRKLMDKEK, from the coding sequence ATGGAAAATCAAAAACACGAAGAGAATTCGGATGACAAAATTCGCTATCTAAATGCGCAAAAAAGAGTCGGAGAAATTAAAGGTTTTTATGCTCATTTAATTTCTTTTGTTGCTGTCAATATTGTCCTGATAATATTTAATGTCCTTTACCATCATTTTGGATATATGAAGATAAAAGTAAATCAATTTTATAGCCTCATCATTTGGGGAATAATTGTTCTAATTCACGCTGTGATTGTTTTCTTAGGAAAGGATTGGGAGGAGCGAAAAATTCGCAAATTAATGGACAAAGAAAAATAA
- a CDS encoding LytTR family DNA-binding domain-containing protein — MIRTIIIEDEKPAVRRLEKLLGLFSDLEVVASLNSVEESVEWFQNNEHPQLIFSDIVLGDGLSFDIFDKVSTKAFIIYTTAFDQYTLKAFKLNSIDYLLKPIEEEDLAKAIEKFKSFLPEQGAVNSQEIRQIVKKEQATLSRILVKIGYNLKVVSINEVSCFYSENKIVYLQTKERNFPTDFTLDELENVLEPSKFFRVNRQFIISSDYIKNIHTSPNYKVDLEFQPDEEVTVSRDRVKDFKDWLAG; from the coding sequence ATGATAAGAACGATAATCATCGAAGACGAAAAACCGGCAGTCAGACGACTCGAGAAATTATTGGGTTTGTTTTCTGATTTAGAAGTAGTTGCAAGCCTTAATTCTGTGGAGGAATCAGTTGAATGGTTTCAGAATAATGAGCATCCGCAACTGATATTTTCGGACATCGTTCTCGGCGACGGATTGTCGTTTGATATTTTTGATAAGGTTTCTACAAAGGCTTTTATCATTTACACAACGGCTTTTGACCAATATACTTTGAAGGCTTTTAAGCTCAACAGCATCGATTATCTTCTGAAACCTATTGAAGAAGAAGATTTGGCAAAAGCAATTGAAAAATTCAAATCTTTCTTACCGGAACAAGGCGCTGTTAATTCACAGGAAATCAGACAGATCGTTAAAAAAGAACAAGCGACACTTTCCCGGATTTTGGTCAAAATTGGTTATAATTTGAAAGTTGTTTCCATTAATGAAGTCAGCTGCTTCTACAGCGAAAACAAAATCGTTTATCTGCAAACCAAAGAACGAAATTTCCCAACAGATTTTACTCTTGATGAACTCGAAAATGTTCTGGAGCCTTCCAAATTTTTCCGTGTCAACAGACAATTCATCATCAGCTCGGATTACATCAAAAATATTCATACGTCTCCTAATTACAAAGTTGATTTGGAATTTCAGCCGGATGAAGAGGTTACGGTTAGCAGAGATCGTGTGAAAGATTTTAAGGATTGGTTGGCTGGATAA